One window from the genome of Planctomycetota bacterium encodes:
- a CDS encoding alpha-ketoacid dehydrogenase subunit beta, which yields MPQIQYREALRAAMSEEMERDENVFLMGEEVAEYNGAYKVSEGMLDRFGPKRILDTPISEAGFSGIGIGAACMGLRPIVEFMSWSFTLVCLDQIVNNAANVRYMSGGQYKVPVVFRGGNGIAHQLGATHSHRVETIYARIPGLIVLCPATPYEAKGLLKAAIRCDDPVIYLESEIMLNDKGEVPDEEYTLPIGKADVMREGADCTVISYGKSLARFAQPAVEKLADEGIDCELISLRSLRPLDKQTLIDSIKKTNRCVIVDEDYGYCGIGAGVMEEIYTDVFDHLDAPIGRVHSDEIPVPYGHYIEEAMLPQPDKVIKAIKEVCYR from the coding sequence ATGCCCCAGATTCAATACCGAGAAGCCCTTCGGGCCGCGATGTCCGAAGAGATGGAACGTGACGAGAACGTCTTCCTCATGGGCGAGGAGGTCGCCGAGTACAACGGTGCTTACAAAGTCTCCGAAGGCATGCTCGACCGCTTCGGCCCCAAGCGCATCCTCGACACGCCGATCTCCGAGGCCGGCTTCTCCGGCATCGGCATCGGGGCCGCCTGTATGGGCCTGCGTCCCATCGTCGAGTTCATGTCGTGGTCCTTCACGCTGGTCTGCCTCGACCAGATCGTCAACAACGCCGCCAACGTCCGCTACATGTCCGGCGGCCAGTACAAGGTCCCCGTCGTCTTCCGCGGCGGCAATGGCATCGCCCACCAGCTCGGCGCCACCCACTCCCACCGCGTCGAGACGATCTACGCCCGCATCCCCGGCCTGATCGTCCTCTGCCCGGCCACGCCCTACGAAGCCAAGGGCCTGCTCAAGGCCGCGATCCGCTGCGACGACCCGGTCATCTATCTCGAATCCGAGATCATGCTCAACGACAAGGGCGAGGTTCCCGACGAGGAGTACACGCTCCCCATCGGCAAGGCCGACGTCATGCGCGAAGGTGCGGACTGCACCGTCATCAGCTACGGCAAGAGCTTGGCCCGCTTCGCCCAGCCCGCCGTCGAAAAGCTCGCCGACGAAGGCATCGACTGCGAACTCATTTCGCTCCGCAGCCTCCGGCCCCTCGACAAGCAAACGCTCATCGACAGCATCAAGAAGACCAACCGCTGCGTGATCGTCGACGAGGACTACGGCTACTGCGGCATCGGGGCCGGCGTCATGGAAGAAATCTACACCGACGTCTTCGACCACCTCGACGCCCCCATCGGCCGCGTCCACAGCGACGAGATCCCCGTCCCCTACGGCCACTACATTGAAGAGGCCATGCTCCCGCAGCCCGACAAGGTGATCAAAGCCATCAAGGAAGTCTGCTACCGCTAA